A genomic region of Arachis hypogaea cultivar Tifrunner chromosome 5, arahy.Tifrunner.gnm2.J5K5, whole genome shotgun sequence contains the following coding sequences:
- the LOC112800037 gene encoding patatin-like protein 2 isoform X1: protein MTGLNSSTKLPPPSVGKLLTVLSIDGGGIKGLIPAVVLQFLEGELKKLDGEQARIADYFDVIAGTSTGGLIAAMLGAPDDNATNPRPKYNTDDIKKFYINEGPIIFTPPEKPHDITTPGPIYDGKVLHEIVKEGLGSTRLVQAWTNLVIPTFDILRLSPVIFSKYKAQEDEFKYLNGLLSDISISTSAAPVYFPAHCFTSEDGNTEFNMTDGAAAAGSPVLVALSELGQEQMKHPELYPMMDTADDCSNILLLSLGCGVQPPAAAPGWTVDAVNQWNQIAWMADLDFSTNPPTLKRLPALEITGATTTDVVEYYAYSVFKARHAERNYLRVQTDALTQIWIRGTMQTRIT from the exons ATGACTGGACTAAACTCATCAACGAAGCTACCACCTCCATCAGTGGGAAAGTTACTAACTGTCCTCAGCATTGATGGAGGTGGCATAAAAGGACTCATTCCTGCTGTTGTTCTTCAATTCCTAGAGGGAGAGCTTAAG AAACTTGATGGAGAGCAGGCAAGAATTGCAGACTATTTTGATGTGATTGCAGGAACAAGCACTGGTGGTCTTATTGCAGCAATGTTGGGTGCTCCAGATGACAATGCAACCAACCCTCGTCCAAAATATAATACTgatgatataaaaaaattttatatcaacGAAGGTCCCATAATTTTCACTCCTCCTGAAAAGCCTCATGATATCACCACTCCTGGGCCAATATATGATGGAAAAGTTTTACACGAAATTGTGAAAGAAGGATTAGGGTCAACTCGATTAGTTCAAGCGTGGACCAATCTTGTGATTCCAACCTTTGATATATTACGACTTAGTCCTGTTATTTTCTCAAAGTATAAG GCTCAAGAAGATGAATTCAAATACTTGAATGGACTTCTATCAGATATAAGCATATCAACTTCAGCTGCACCTGTTTATTTTCCAGCACATTGTTTTACCTCTGAAGATGGTAACACAGAATTCAATATGACTGACGGTGCTGCAGCGGCCGGTAGTCCG GTATTGGTAGCTCTGAGTGAATTAGGACAAGAGCAAATGAAACATCCAGAGTTATACCCAATGATGGATACAGCAGACGACTGCTCTAATATTCTACTGTTGTCTCTGGGTTGTGGAGTTCAACCACCGGCGGCTGCGCCGGGATGGACCGTTGACGCAGTAAATCAATGGAATCAAATAGCATGGATGGCTGACCTTGATTTTTCAACGAATCCGCCTACATTAAAAAGACTCCCTGCATTGGAAATTACCGGTGCTACAACAACAGATGTAGTGGAGTATTATGCTTATAGTGTCTTTAAAGCTCGTCACGCTGAGCGCAATTACCTTCGAGTTCAG ACAGATGCTCTGACCCAGATATGGATAAGGGGGACAATGCAGACCCGGATAACTTGA
- the LOC112800036 gene encoding patatin-like protein 1, which translates to MQAQEDKFKYLNGLLSDISISTSAAPVYLPAHCFTSEDGSTEFNMIDGGAAAGNPVLVVLSELGQEQMKHSELYIMMDTVDDCSNILLLSLGCGVQPPVAAPGWTVNTVNQWNLIGWMAEIDYSTDGCSDPKYG; encoded by the exons ATGCAGGCTCAAGAAGATAAATTCAAATACTTGAATGGGCTCCTGTCAGATATAAGCATATCAACTTCAGCTGCACCTGTTTATCTCCCAGCACATTGTTTTACCTCTGAAGATGGTAGCACAGAATTCAATATGATTGATGGTGGTGCAGCTGCCGGTAATCCG GTATTGGTGGTTCTAAGTGAATTAGGACAAGAGCAGATGAAGCATTCAGAGTTATACATAATGATGGATACAGTAGATGACTGCTCCAATATCTTACTGCTGTCTCTGGGTTGTGGAGTTCAACCGCCAGTGGCTGCGCCGGGATGGACCGTTAACACAGTAAATCAATGGAATCTAATAGGATGGATGGCTGAAATTGATTATTCAACGG ACGGATGCTCTGACCCCAAATATGGATAG
- the LOC140184639 gene encoding patatin-like protein 2, which yields ILTGLNSSAKLPPPSVGKLLTVLSIDGGGIKGLIPAVVLQFLEGELKKLDGEQARIADYFDVVAGTSTGGLIAAMLGAPDANANNSRPKYNTDDIKNFYIDDGPKIFPPNAPTPNSGPIYDGKCLHKILKEELGSIRLVQALTNLVIPTFDVLRLRPTIFSKYKVLIIIYIKSTAKLGWSSGH from the exons ATATTGACTGGACTAAACTCATCAGCGAAGCTACCACCTCCATCAGTGGGAAAGTTACTAACTGTCCTCAGCATTGATGGAGGTGGCATAAAAGGACTCATCCCTGCTGTTGTTCTTCAATTCCTAGAGGGAGAGCTTAAG AAACTTGATGGAGAGCAGGCAAGAATTGCAGACTATTTTGATGTGGTTGCAGGAACAAGTACTGGTGGCCTCATTGCAGCAATGTTGGGTGCCCCAGATGCCAATGCAAACAACTCTCGTCCAAAATATAATACCGATGATATAAAAAATTTCTATATCGACGATGGTCCCAAAATTTTCCCTCCTAACGCTCCTACTCCTAATTCTGGGCCCATATATGATGGAAAATGTTTgcacaaaattttgaaagaaGAATTAGGGTCAATTAGATTGGTTCAAGCGTTGACCAATCTTGTGATCCCAACCTTTGATGTTTTACGACTTAGGCCTACTATTTTTTCAAAGTATAAGGTGCTGatcatcatatatataaaatctacagccaagttgggttggtctagtggtcactag
- the LOC112799886 gene encoding uncharacterized protein, whose translation MCLKGIEILNLGLKVLNSCGLMAAQMGGKIHASVKKAFVSRFVNLLEEGISYQIRYFGVRLNKGYFKTTHHKYVVNLNQRTDVHRLPESSSIPRHGFKFVSFDTLNASGYDCTYLVDIVGYLAGIGNEKTLEKNGKSTKYTVIELEIDDG comes from the exons ATGTGCCTGAAGGGGATAGAAATTCTGAATTTGGGCTTAAAGGTGTTGAACTCTTGTGGGCTTATGGCTGCACAGATG GGAGGAAAAATACACGCCTCAGTTAAGAAGGCTTTTGTGTCTCGATTCGTGAATTTGCTGGAGGAAGGAATATCTTACCAAATAAGATATTTTGGTGTTAGACTCAATAAGGGTTACTTCAAGACTACACATCATAAATACGTGGTTAATTTAAACCAACGTACTGATGTGCACAGACTTCCAGAATCGTCGAGTATCCCACGACATGGATTTAAGTTTGTGAGTTTTGACACTCTCAATGCTTCTGGGTATGATTGCACCTATTTAGTtg ATATTGTTGGATATCTTGCTGGAATTGGGAATGAGAAGACTCTTGAAAAGAATGGCAAATCTACCAAATATACTGTTATCGAATTAGAGATTGATGATGGataa
- the LOC112800035 gene encoding uncharacterized protein, with protein sequence MSTRKTRGGRNHRNHHRTPHHDDDDSFTPKPLYQQHHHQQQHSTPPTHHRHGHHNHYQQPKLRFVKKSELDSSASDSLLTSDPVAVPAADHVTPLPHENHKQEENNNNNNNISVSDAVTVTREVDHKACSSNSKEVDDDDADDYVVNRLRRLLDAVEEPALMEQQLSTNDQLQEDELLVVESIYGENVNKLESWKGLRCFQIQIHIEVLGEIAIIAKLNSSNELDVASGNSDDFFYSFKVQYLPPIVLTCLLPKSYPSHQPPLFTVSVQWLESLDILSLCSQLDSIWAEQQGQEVIYQWVDWLQSSSLSHLGFDKEIILGRNGVNCVGDERVVSGSISLDAAIPFLRGYNKERHNENFLKELHECSICFSEYPGTEFVRLPCQHFFCLKCLQTFTQMHVKEGTISNLQCPDSKCKVMIPPGLLKHLLGDEEYERWESMMLERTLASMSDVVYCPRCETPCIEDEDQHAQCSKCYFSFCTLCRERRHVGIACMTLDMKLQILQDRQNSSQLKEDQKLREREKINEMLSMKEIHRDSKLCPSCSMAINRTEGCNKMKCSNCGAYFCYRCNKLIDPSDPYGHFRDGSCELFPQEMIENWQERINHRQVVGQLQAELFRERGLPCPNCRQFNAKVGNNNHMFCWACQSHYCYLCNEIVRRGSKHYGPKGCKQHTEG encoded by the exons ATGTCAACCAGAAAGACCAGAGGAGGCAGAAACCACCGTAATCACCACCGTACCCCTCACCACGACGACGACGACTCCTTCACTCCAAAGCCTCTCTAccaacaacatcatcatcagCAGCAGCATTCCACTCCTCCGACTCACCACCGCCACGGCCACCACAACCATTATCAACAACCAAAATTGCGTTTCGTCAAGAAATCAGAACTTGATTCTTCTGCTTCTGATTCCCTCCTTACCTCCGATCCTGTGGCGGTGCCTGCTGCTGATCACGTGACACCGCTACCACACGAGAACCACAAACAAGaagagaacaacaacaacaacaacaacatcagtGTCAGTGATGCTGTGACAGTAACAAGAGAGGTAGATCACAAGGCTTGTTCGAGCAACAGCAAGGAGGTGGATGACGACGATGCCGATGATTATGTTGTGAATAGGCTTCGTAGGTTATTGGATGCGGTGGAAGAGCCTGCGTTAATGGAGCAGCAGCTCAGTACCAATGACCAATTGCAGGAAGATGAG TTACTTGTGGTGGAGTCGATATACGGAGAAAATGTTAACAAGCTTGAAAGCTGGAAAGGCCTCCGTTGTTTTCAG ATCCAAATACACATCgaagttttgggtgaaattgcCATTATTGCTAAGCTGAACTCTTCTAATGAACTTGATGTTGCAAGCGGCAATTCGGATGACTTCTTTTACTCTTTCAAAGTTCAGTATCTTCCACCAATCGTTTTGACCTGCTTATTGCCCAAGTCATATCCAAGCCACCAACCACCTTTGTTTACTGTCTCTgttcaatggttggaatctttagATATTTTAAGTCTATGCTCCCAGTTGGATTCTATATGGGCAGAGCAGCAAGGGCAAGAAGTAATATACCAGTGGGTAGATTGGTTACAAAGTTCTTCTCTTTCTCACCTGGGATTTGATAAGGAAATTATCCTTGGTCGGAATGGCGTGAATTGTGTTGGAGATGAGCGTGTTGTTTCAGGTTCCATATCCCTTGATGCTGCTATTCCTTTCTTGCGAGGTTACAATAAAGAGCGGCATAATGAGAACTTCCTCAAAGAATTACATGAGTGTAGCATTTGCTTTAGCGAATATCCAG GTACCGAGTTTGTCCGGTTACCATGTCAGCATTTCTTTTGCTTGAAATGCTTGCAGACCTTCACTCAGATGCATGTAAAAGAAGGCACCATTAGTAATCTTCAATGTCCTGATTCAAAATGTAAGGTTATGATTCCACCTGGCCTTTTGAAACACTTGCTTGGTGATGAAGAGTATGAGCGCTGGGAATCCATGATGCTGGAGAGAACACTTGCATCAATGTCTGATGTTGTTTATTGCCCAAGGTGTGAAACACCTTGCATAGAGGATGAAGATCAGCATGCTCAATGCTCAAAATGCTATTTTAGCTTTTGTACTCTTTGTCGGGAACGACGCCATGTTGGCATAGCATGCATGACACTAGATATGAAACTTCAAATTTTGCAG GACCGTCAAAATTCGTCCCAATTAAAGGAAGATCAAAAGCTACGGGAACGGGAGAAGATCAATGAAATGCTTAGTATGAAAGAAATTCATCGAGATTCCAAGTTGTGCCCTTCTTGTAGCATGGCAATCAACCGAACTGAAGGTTGTAACAAAATGAAGTGCAGTAACTGTGGAGCATACTTTTGTTACCGTTGCAACAAATTAATTGATCCATCAGACCCATATGGGCATTTCAG gGATGGATCCTGTGAATTGTTCCCACAAGAAATGATTGAGAACTGGCAAGAGCGCATTAACCATCGCCAGGTCGTAGGACAACTACAGGCTGAACTCTTTCGGGAACGCGGCCTGCCCTGTCCTAACTGTCGTCAGTTCAATGCAAAG GTCGGAAACAATAATCACATGTTTTGCTGGGCATGCCAAAGCCATTACTGCTACTTGTGCAACGAAATTGTGAGGCGCGGGTCTAAGCATTATGGTCCAAAGGGCTGCAAACAGCACACTGAGGGGTAA